A stretch of Nitrospira sp. DNA encodes these proteins:
- the radC gene encoding DNA repair protein RadC — MTGRGKRKGITQWPEAERPRERLLTKGSEVLTDAQLLAILLRTGRRDASAVQMAMEILHHAGSLPGLARSGIEELCAIPGVGPAKAAQLKAAFELGKRAMAVPLSTGTRISSSADLYRHFHPLLRDLKHELFKVVLLDAKNTVMKEATVSEGSLTLSIVHPREVFAMAVRESAAAVIFLHNHPSGDPTPSAEDRRLTDRLVAAGEVLGIRVLDHVIVGDGRYVSFADEGWLAGTGREA; from the coding sequence ATGACAGGGCGTGGAAAGAGAAAAGGCATTACCCAGTGGCCTGAGGCCGAACGGCCTCGAGAGCGTCTGCTCACCAAAGGATCTGAGGTGCTGACGGATGCCCAGTTGTTGGCCATTCTCCTCAGAACCGGCCGCCGCGACGCCTCAGCTGTCCAGATGGCCATGGAGATCCTGCACCACGCGGGAAGCTTGCCAGGGCTTGCACGGAGCGGCATAGAAGAGCTGTGTGCGATTCCTGGGGTGGGACCCGCCAAAGCCGCCCAACTCAAAGCCGCATTCGAATTAGGAAAGCGCGCGATGGCGGTTCCCTTATCGACAGGCACCAGGATTTCTTCTAGCGCGGATCTTTACCGCCACTTTCACCCGTTGCTGCGGGATCTCAAGCATGAATTGTTCAAGGTGGTGTTGCTGGACGCCAAGAATACCGTGATGAAAGAGGCCACGGTCTCCGAGGGAAGTTTAACGTTGAGCATTGTCCATCCGCGGGAAGTGTTCGCCATGGCGGTTCGTGAGTCTGCCGCCGCGGTGATCTTTCTCCACAACCATCCAAGCGGAGATCCCACGCCCAGCGCGGAGGATCGGCGCCTGACGGATCGGCTGGTCGCGGCGGGAGAGGTCCTGGGCATCCGCGTGTTGGATCATGTGATTGTCGGGGACGGACGATACGTCAGTTTTGCCGACGAGGGATGGCTTGCAGGAACAGGGCGCGAAGCGTAA
- the rsmD gene encoding 16S rRNA (guanine(966)-N(2))-methyltransferase RsmD: MRVIAGTHRGRRLQGPQGTALRPTSDRVREALFSILGNRLPESRVLDLYAGTGAIGIEALSRGSAQVTFVESRAESLTLLRRNVSDCHMSSQVIIQARTVQQFLARPELWTGPYDIVFADPPYDATYELEGIFKNITPALATPDAWLIVEHASKMVLPSQLGPSSFTRRYAYGDTALSIFTFPDVVPA, from the coding sequence ATGCGCGTGATTGCTGGAACCCACCGGGGACGACGCCTTCAGGGTCCGCAGGGAACTGCACTCCGTCCTACCTCTGACCGTGTACGGGAAGCACTGTTCTCCATTCTTGGCAACCGGCTTCCTGAGAGTCGAGTGTTGGATCTATATGCAGGAACCGGGGCCATCGGGATCGAGGCCTTGAGTCGAGGATCGGCTCAGGTGACCTTTGTCGAGTCGCGCGCCGAATCACTGACGCTCTTGAGGCGAAATGTCTCGGATTGCCACATGAGCAGCCAGGTTATCATACAAGCGAGAACCGTCCAGCAGTTTCTTGCTCGTCCGGAACTCTGGACCGGTCCCTATGATATTGTCTTTGCCGATCCTCCCTATGATGCGACCTATGAGCTTGAGGGCATCTTCAAGAACATCACGCCGGCCTTGGCCACGCCGGATGCCTGGTTGATAGTCGAGCATGCATCAAAGATGGTCCTCCCGTCCCAACTGGGGCCCAGCTCGTTCACTCGACGCTATGCCTATGGAGATACCGCCTTGTCGATCTTTACCTTCCCCGATGTGGTGCCGGCATGA
- the coaD gene encoding pantetheine-phosphate adenylyltransferase has protein sequence MKIGIYPGTFDPITHGHTDIITRSLRVFDKVVVAVAPNPAKHPLFNLAERLEMVKLVMKDLTQVEVTAFEGLLVDYVERSGAHAIIRGLRAISDFEHEFQMALINRKLAKQVETVFLMPSEEYSYLSSTIIKDVAQHGGALTEFLHPEVARRLQERIRSLKS, from the coding sequence ATGAAAATCGGCATTTATCCCGGCACGTTCGACCCGATTACGCACGGTCACACCGATATCATCACCCGCAGCCTTCGGGTATTCGATAAAGTGGTGGTGGCGGTGGCTCCCAACCCGGCCAAACATCCGCTGTTCAACCTGGCTGAGCGGCTGGAGATGGTGAAGCTGGTCATGAAGGATTTGACCCAGGTGGAGGTGACGGCGTTCGAAGGCCTGCTGGTTGACTATGTCGAACGGTCGGGTGCCCATGCTATCATTCGCGGCTTGCGCGCCATTTCTGACTTTGAGCATGAATTTCAGATGGCGCTCATCAACCGGAAGCTGGCCAAACAAGTCGAGACGGTTTTTTTAATGCCGAGCGAAGAATATTCCTATCTCTCCTCAACCATTATCAAGGATGTCGCGCAACATGGGGGAGCATTGACCGAATTTCTCCATCCTGAAGTGGCCCGACGCCTCCAAGAACGAATTCGGAGTCTGAAATCATGA
- a CDS encoding pyridoxal phosphate-dependent aminotransferase has protein sequence MKLAARVSRITPSPTLAMTATAKAMAAQGIDVVDFSSGEPDFDTPEPVKAAAEAAIRAGFTKYTPSSGIDELRQAVIDKLQTELGLRYEKSQILISCGAKHSLYNLAEALLEQGDEIIIPTPYWVSYADQALLNDATPVLLPTREDQGYAINPDELQRLITPRTKAIIVNSPCNPTGATYDKRTLEAIAEIALKHKILIISDEIYEKVLYDGATHLSIATLSPDVAAQTVIINGVSKAYAMTGWRIGYAAGPKDLLTAMANIQSQSTSNPCSISQKAAVAALRVGNPFTEKMVAEFDRRRKVMVERLNGIPGVSCRLPGGAFYAFPNIRGVLGRRGPNGVIDSPTAFANYLLKDAHVAVVPGEPFGSADHIRLSYATSMEAIIKGLDRLAAAVGKLTP, from the coding sequence ATGAAACTCGCTGCACGTGTGAGCCGTATTACGCCCTCTCCGACCCTGGCCATGACCGCCACGGCCAAAGCCATGGCGGCCCAAGGGATCGATGTCGTCGATTTCTCATCCGGAGAGCCGGATTTCGATACGCCGGAACCAGTGAAGGCCGCGGCGGAAGCCGCGATTCGAGCCGGATTTACCAAATACACGCCTTCATCAGGCATCGATGAACTGCGCCAGGCCGTCATTGACAAGCTGCAGACCGAACTCGGGCTCCGGTACGAGAAATCACAAATCCTGATCTCCTGCGGAGCGAAGCATTCGCTCTACAACCTGGCTGAAGCGCTTCTGGAACAGGGCGATGAGATCATCATTCCGACTCCCTACTGGGTGTCCTATGCAGACCAGGCGTTGCTCAACGATGCTACGCCCGTGCTGCTACCCACGAGAGAAGATCAGGGCTATGCCATCAACCCCGATGAACTGCAGCGGCTTATCACGCCGCGCACGAAAGCGATTATCGTCAATAGCCCCTGTAATCCGACCGGCGCCACGTACGACAAACGCACACTTGAAGCCATTGCCGAGATCGCGCTCAAGCATAAGATTTTGATCATCTCGGATGAAATCTACGAGAAAGTCCTCTACGACGGAGCCACGCATTTGAGTATTGCCACGTTGAGTCCCGACGTCGCGGCTCAAACCGTGATCATCAACGGCGTGTCGAAAGCCTATGCCATGACAGGCTGGCGGATTGGCTATGCGGCTGGCCCGAAAGATTTGTTGACGGCCATGGCCAATATTCAGAGTCAAAGCACCTCCAATCCCTGTTCCATTTCGCAGAAAGCCGCTGTCGCGGCGTTGCGAGTGGGCAACCCGTTTACCGAAAAGATGGTCGCGGAATTCGACCGCAGACGGAAGGTGATGGTGGAGCGGCTGAATGGCATTCCCGGCGTCAGTTGCCGGCTGCCCGGCGGCGCATTTTACGCCTTCCCGAATATTCGCGGCGTCCTCGGACGGCGCGGGCCAAACGGAGTGATCGATTCTCCGACCGCCTTCGCCAATTATCTCCTGAAAGACGCGCATGTGGCCGTGGTTCCAGGAGAGCCCTTTGGGAGCGCCGACCATATTCGGCTGTCATATGCCACCAGCATGGAGGCGATTATCAAAGGGCTAGATCGTCTTGCCGCCGCGGTCGGCAAACTCACGCCCTGA
- a CDS encoding L-threonylcarbamoyladenylate synthase — MAIITPYRATEVDSLSASLSGVLRAGGVVALPTETYYGLGANPFDAAAIDRLLAVKGRPDGKPILVLIGDRAQLDGLVGHVPPAAKALMEAYWPGPLTIVFPANNRLPANLTAGTGTVGIRLTSCGPLADLLRRIGPLTGTSANRSGAPPVQTAQDVNLSLGNEVALIVDAGMTPGGLPSTVVSICDGVTILREGAIAPLDIEKTLTAQGLHLQ; from the coding sequence ATGGCTATCATCACGCCGTATCGTGCGACAGAAGTGGACTCGCTCAGCGCCTCCCTGTCCGGGGTGTTGCGCGCAGGCGGTGTAGTCGCGCTCCCGACGGAAACCTATTACGGACTCGGCGCGAATCCTTTCGATGCGGCCGCGATCGACCGGCTCCTTGCCGTCAAAGGCCGCCCGGACGGCAAACCGATTCTTGTCCTCATTGGCGATCGGGCGCAGCTCGACGGATTAGTAGGCCACGTTCCTCCGGCGGCCAAGGCGCTGATGGAGGCCTATTGGCCAGGCCCCCTTACCATTGTGTTTCCCGCCAACAACCGATTGCCTGCAAATCTGACGGCGGGAACCGGAACGGTGGGAATCCGGCTGACGTCATGCGGGCCGCTGGCCGATCTGCTGCGGCGGATTGGCCCGTTAACCGGCACAAGTGCCAACCGGTCCGGGGCTCCGCCGGTCCAGACCGCACAGGACGTGAATCTCTCCCTTGGCAACGAGGTCGCCCTCATTGTTGATGCTGGAATGACTCCCGGAGGACTGCCGTCAACTGTGGTGAGTATCTGCGACGGCGTGACGATACTCCGGGAGGGGGCGATTGCCCCTTTGGACATTGAGAAGACGCTCACGGCGCAAGGACTTCATCTTCAGTAG
- the purD gene encoding phosphoribosylamine--glycine ligase, translated as MKILVVGSGGREHAIVWKLAQSPRKPQLFCAPGNAGMESLAACLPIKADDIAALKEFVIKEQIDLTVVGPEVPLALGIADEFRKAKLKIFGPTKHAARLEASKIFSKEVMATAKIPTARSQSFEKMEAALAYVDQHELPVVIKADGLAQGKGVIIATTREQARQAIIDSMEKSVFGQAGQRVLIEQFLDGEELTIMAFTDGKTVVPMLPAQDHKRVGDGDTGLNTGGMGAYCPAPLGTAALRVQVTRDVLQPIVVAMSRMGCPFQGVLYAGLMVVKGTPYVLEFNARMGDPETQVVLPLLKSDLIDVIEAVVEHRLDQFTVEWHDTYAVCVVMTSGGYPGAYENGKVIHGLADSTPSATVFHAGTVRKGQDIVTAGGRVLGITGYGKTIAEAQQEAYRRVKTLSFDGCHFRTDIAHRALGPRA; from the coding sequence GTGAAGATTCTTGTTGTCGGCAGCGGTGGACGCGAGCACGCGATCGTCTGGAAGCTCGCGCAGAGTCCGCGCAAGCCGCAGTTATTTTGCGCCCCAGGCAATGCGGGGATGGAATCGCTTGCGGCCTGCCTGCCGATCAAGGCCGACGATATCGCCGCCCTCAAAGAGTTCGTCATCAAGGAACAAATCGATTTGACCGTGGTGGGGCCGGAAGTCCCGCTGGCGCTGGGCATTGCCGATGAGTTTCGCAAGGCCAAGCTGAAGATATTCGGTCCGACCAAACACGCCGCGCGCCTCGAAGCCAGCAAGATTTTCTCCAAAGAGGTCATGGCCACGGCAAAAATTCCGACGGCCCGCTCGCAGAGCTTTGAGAAGATGGAGGCCGCGCTGGCCTACGTCGATCAGCACGAGTTGCCGGTTGTGATCAAGGCCGATGGGCTGGCACAGGGCAAGGGCGTGATCATCGCGACGACTCGCGAACAGGCGCGCCAGGCGATTATCGACTCCATGGAAAAGTCGGTGTTCGGCCAAGCCGGCCAGCGTGTTCTCATCGAGCAATTTCTCGATGGGGAAGAGTTGACGATCATGGCCTTCACGGACGGCAAAACCGTAGTGCCGATGCTGCCGGCGCAGGACCACAAACGCGTAGGAGACGGGGATACGGGGCTCAATACCGGCGGCATGGGCGCATATTGTCCCGCGCCGCTCGGCACGGCTGCGCTGCGCGTACAGGTGACGCGTGATGTGCTCCAGCCGATCGTGGTGGCCATGTCGCGCATGGGCTGTCCGTTCCAAGGCGTCCTCTATGCCGGCTTGATGGTGGTCAAGGGCACGCCGTACGTCTTGGAGTTCAATGCCCGCATGGGCGATCCGGAAACTCAGGTGGTGCTGCCGCTCCTAAAGTCCGATCTGATCGACGTGATCGAAGCGGTGGTGGAACATCGGCTGGATCAATTCACCGTCGAATGGCATGACACCTACGCTGTGTGCGTGGTCATGACCTCCGGCGGCTATCCCGGCGCCTACGAAAACGGGAAGGTCATTCACGGGCTGGCTGACAGCACGCCGTCGGCCACGGTATTTCACGCCGGCACCGTTCGCAAAGGGCAAGACATTGTGACGGCCGGAGGCCGCGTCTTAGGCATCACCGGCTATGGGAAGACCATTGCCGAAGCGCAGCAGGAAGCCTATCGCCGGGTGAAGACCCTGTCTTTCGACGGCTGTCATTTCCGAACCGACATTGCGCATCGGGCACTGGGGCCGCGCGCCTAG
- the purH gene encoding bifunctional phosphoribosylaminoimidazolecarboxamide formyltransferase/IMP cyclohydrolase: MASIKRALISVSDKTGVVEMAKGLEALGAEILSTGGTAKALRDAGVKVTDVAAYTGSPEILDGRVKTLHPKVHGGLLGRRSVPAHVAQMQQHGIGPIDVVVVNLYPFEATIAKPNCPFEEAIENIDIGGPSMLRSAAKNHEDVVVVVDPADYGRALDAIKSGDVPAALRRELAMKVFQHTGRYDSLIATYLEKQVQGGEVKFPKILSMQFELAETLRYGENPHQQGAFYRELNSNEPSVSRGKILHGKAMSYNNFLDANSALELAKEYDECAVAIIKHNNPCGVALGATPVEAYVKARETDPVSAFGGVIAFNRIVDLPAAKEITSTFVEVVIAPGFAEDALAELKRKKDLRLLDVGPLTKVKQVGYDLKKLVGGLIVQDRDLGVLTDLRALQVPTARKPTDDEYAACAFAWKVCKHVKSNAIIYAKPGQTVGIGAGQMSRVDSVKLAAMKAQMPVKGCVMASDAFFPFRDGLDAAAQAGITAVIQPGGSIRDAEIIKAADEHGLAMIMSGMRHFRH; this comes from the coding sequence ATGGCCAGCATCAAGCGGGCACTGATCAGCGTTTCAGATAAGACCGGAGTTGTTGAGATGGCCAAGGGCCTGGAGGCTCTTGGCGCGGAAATTCTTTCGACCGGCGGCACGGCCAAAGCCTTGCGCGATGCCGGCGTGAAGGTCACCGATGTGGCGGCCTATACCGGCTCGCCGGAAATCCTCGATGGACGGGTGAAGACGCTTCATCCGAAGGTGCATGGCGGTCTGTTGGGACGGCGGTCGGTTCCGGCGCATGTGGCGCAAATGCAGCAGCACGGCATCGGCCCGATCGATGTGGTCGTCGTGAATCTCTATCCCTTCGAAGCCACCATTGCCAAGCCCAATTGCCCATTTGAAGAGGCCATTGAAAACATCGATATCGGCGGCCCTTCCATGCTGCGTTCGGCCGCCAAGAACCATGAAGATGTGGTGGTCGTCGTCGATCCGGCGGACTATGGCCGGGCGCTGGATGCGATCAAGAGCGGCGACGTACCGGCGGCGCTCCGGCGCGAATTGGCCATGAAAGTGTTTCAACACACCGGCCGCTATGACAGTCTGATTGCCACCTATCTGGAGAAGCAGGTGCAGGGCGGGGAGGTGAAGTTTCCCAAGATCCTCTCGATGCAATTCGAGCTGGCGGAAACGTTGCGCTACGGGGAGAATCCTCACCAGCAAGGCGCCTTCTATCGCGAATTGAATTCCAACGAACCGTCAGTGTCGCGCGGGAAGATTCTCCACGGCAAGGCGATGTCGTACAACAACTTCCTGGACGCGAATTCGGCGCTCGAATTGGCGAAGGAATACGATGAGTGCGCGGTCGCGATCATCAAGCACAACAATCCCTGCGGCGTGGCGTTGGGCGCGACGCCGGTGGAAGCCTACGTCAAAGCGCGCGAGACCGATCCGGTGTCGGCCTTCGGCGGCGTGATTGCATTTAACCGGATCGTGGATTTGCCCGCCGCGAAGGAAATCACGTCCACCTTTGTAGAGGTCGTCATTGCGCCGGGATTTGCCGAGGACGCCCTGGCTGAATTGAAACGCAAGAAGGATCTCCGCCTCTTGGATGTCGGCCCGCTCACCAAGGTGAAGCAGGTCGGTTACGATCTCAAGAAGCTCGTTGGCGGATTGATCGTGCAAGACCGCGATTTGGGTGTGCTCACGGACCTGCGCGCGCTGCAAGTGCCGACGGCCAGAAAGCCGACGGATGACGAATACGCGGCCTGTGCCTTTGCCTGGAAGGTCTGCAAGCACGTCAAATCAAACGCAATCATTTACGCCAAGCCTGGCCAGACCGTTGGCATCGGCGCGGGACAGATGAGCCGGGTCGATTCGGTCAAACTGGCGGCGATGAAAGCGCAGATGCCGGTGAAGGGCTGCGTGATGGCGTCGGATGCGTTCTTCCCTTTCCGCGACGGATTGGATGCGGCGGCTCAGGCCGGCATCACAGCGGTCATTCAGCCGGGCGGATCGATTCGCGATGCCGAAATCATCAAGGCGGCCGACGAGCACGGGCTGGCGATGATTATGTCGGGAATGCGGCATTTTAGACATTGA